A single region of the Nitrospinota bacterium genome encodes:
- a CDS encoding tyrosine-type recombinase/integrase — MKLLKEREGRVATGMPLSLRVERISVAELLDDVISDYEANGKSVERVRLSASKLKAFFGGLRGSQITTAHVNTYITKRRGMTTRRGGPPSDASINRELSLLKRAYSLAKTSTPPKALSAPHIRLLRENNAREGFIEREEYLALKAALPSHVKPILTMGYFTGMRLGEILGLRWSQVDLQGRLVRLEASDTKTRTARTIPLAEELYRALAEIKAQRDWHWPDVEQVFVRDGQPIKGFKKAWQTACVEVGLGKKEKREGKVVYSGLLFHDLRRSAIRNLVRSGVPERVAMAISGHQSRSIFDRYNITSESDLEQAARSLDAFHASVGTKLGTIEGFERALEEVQDGK, encoded by the coding sequence GTGAAATTACTGAAAGAACGAGAGGGGCGGGTCGCTACGGGTATGCCGCTATCACTAAGGGTTGAGCGCATTTCGGTTGCCGAATTGCTCGACGATGTTATTTCGGACTATGAGGCGAATGGCAAATCAGTAGAGAGGGTTAGGCTCTCTGCAAGCAAGCTCAAGGCCTTCTTCGGGGGCCTGAGAGGCTCGCAAATCACCACGGCGCACGTCAACACCTACATAACGAAGCGAAGGGGCATGACAACCCGCCGAGGGGGGCCACCCTCTGACGCAAGCATCAACCGTGAGCTATCCTTGCTAAAGCGGGCCTACAGCCTTGCTAAAACATCTACCCCGCCGAAGGCACTTTCGGCCCCCCACATCCGCTTGCTTCGTGAGAACAATGCGAGAGAGGGCTTTATAGAGCGTGAAGAATACCTAGCCCTTAAGGCGGCCTTGCCGTCGCACGTGAAGCCAATTTTAACCATGGGATACTTTACAGGGATGCGCCTTGGTGAGATTCTCGGCCTTAGGTGGTCACAGGTGGACTTGCAAGGACGGCTAGTGCGTCTCGAAGCGTCGGACACGAAAACCCGAACGGCCAGGACGATACCCCTTGCTGAAGAACTCTACAGGGCACTAGCCGAAATTAAAGCTCAACGGGACTGGCATTGGCCCGATGTCGAACAGGTCTTTGTCCGAGATGGTCAGCCTATCAAGGGCTTTAAGAAGGCGTGGCAGACCGCCTGTGTTGAGGTCGGATTAGGCAAGAAAGAGAAACGAGAGGGCAAGGTGGTATATAGTGGTCTGTTGTTCCACGACCTACGCCGAAGCGCAATACGAAACCTTGTCCGTTCAGGGGTACCAGAGCGGGTTGCTATGGCGATCTCAGGCCACCAAAGCCGAAGCATCTTTGACCGCTACAACATCACGAGTGAGTCCGACCTAGAGCAAGCGGCCCGCTCTTTGGACGCTTTTCACGCCTCTGTGGGCACAAAATTGGGCACAATCGAGGGTTTTGAGCGGGCCTTAGAAGAAGTACAGGACGGTAAGTAA